Proteins from a genomic interval of Gossypium hirsutum isolate 1008001.06 chromosome A09, Gossypium_hirsutum_v2.1, whole genome shotgun sequence:
- the LOC107939831 gene encoding ankyrin repeat and SAM domain-containing protein 6 has protein sequence MADIQPSDAQLNGVVAPLVVASSDTVGPKRQRRPSVRLGDIGGDQPHDSHLRRPSSSSAATKPWKHQPHSAAAVTSKSFKTRALTNVTTDDDETEADHNNTNLDGVAIASWRVKDFNKRGSATKRVRSNWVPKLDDFSGGNVIINGNSTNTTNNNNLETDDRYSGDQDNDDFDMENSESPMKEHSPVHSLDNMANERELLYQRRPIRTRVSDRADLSDSDIRPCEEDGVRIWLNSLGLGRYAPIFEIHEVDDEVLPLLTLEDLKDMGINAVGSRRKMFCAIQKLGEGFS, from the coding sequence ATGGCGGATATACAGCCATCAGATGCCCAGTTAAATGGCGTCGTAGCACCCCTAGTCGTGGCTTCATCCGACACCGTTGGACCCAAACGCCAGAGACGTCCCAGCGTACGTTTAGGCGATATTGGCGGTGACCAACCCCACGATTCTCATCTCCGAAGGCCCTCCTCCTCTTCTGCCGCCACCAAGCCATGGAAACACCAACCCCACTCCGCCGCCGCTGTCACTTCTAAGTCATTCAAGACTCGCGCCCTAACCAATGTCACCACTGACGATGATGAAACTGAAGCTGACCACAACAACACCAATTTGGATGGTGTTGCAATTGCTAGCTGGAGGGTCAAAGATTTCAACAAACGGGGCTCCGCCACTAAACGGGTCCGCTCGAATTGGGTCCCCAAACTCGACGATTTCAGCGGCGGAAACGTCATAATCAACGGCAACAGTACCAACACTACTAACAACAACAATTTAGAAACAGATGATAGATATAGTGGTGATCAAGATAACGATGATTTCGACATGGAGAACTCGGAAAGTCCCATGAAAGAGCACAGTCCAGTTCATTCTTTGGATAACATGGCCAATGAAAGGGAACTTCTTTATCAAAGGAGGCCAATTCGTACAAGGGTTTCGGATCGGGCGGACTTATCCGATTCCGACATAAGGCCGTGTGAGGAAGATGGGGTTAGGATATGGTTAAACAGTTTGGGTTTAGGAAGGTACGCCCCTATTTTCGAGATCCATGAAGTGGATGATGAGGTTTTGCCATTGTTGACATTGGAAGATTTGAAAGATATGGGAATAAATGCAGTGGGTTCAAGAAGGAAAATGTTTTGCGCAATCCAGAAGCTTGGTGAAGGTTTTTCCTAA
- the LOC107939830 gene encoding protein BONZAI 2 isoform X2 translates to MLVVYIKERDGAVIEVFRTEVVLNSLNPTWIKKYTIAYHFEVVQTLLFHVFDVDTQFLNIEVKMLKLEEQQSLGEASCALSEIVTKPNRSLTLDLVRRVESVSSTHSQHHGKLTVHAEECFSSRTTAEMMLSCLDLESKDLFSKCDPFLVISKLVESGISIPVCKTEILKNDHNPTWKPVFLNIQQVGSKDSPLVIECFNFNSNGKHDLIGKVQKSLADLEKIHSGREGENLFLPTLVGHDCENKILKSKLFVEKFSETIQHTFLDYLAGGFELNFMVAIDFTASNGNPRLPDSLHYIDPSGRQNAYQKAIYEVGEVLQFYDTDKCFPAWGFGARPIDGPVSHCFNLNGSNNYCKVEGIRGIMMAYTSALFNVSLAGPTLFGHVINKAALIASQSLADEAQKYFVLLIITDGVVTDLQETKDALVKASDLPLSILIVGVGGADFKEMEILDADKGERLESSTGRVASRDIVQFVPFRDVQGGEVSIVQALLAELPTQFLTYMRSRDIKPRI, encoded by the exons ATGCTGGTGGTTTATATTAAAGAAAGAGATGGAGCAGTTATAGAAGTATTTCGTACTGAAGTAGTTCTCAATTCATTGAATCCTACATGGATCAAAAAGTACACAATTGCTTATCATTTTGAGGTTGTCCAAACCTTACT GTTTCATGTCTTTGATGTTGACACTCAGTTTCTCAATATTGAAGTAAAG ATGCTTAAGCTGGAGGAGCAGCAATCTCTTGGTGAGGCAAGTTGTGCATTATCAGAG ATTGTAACCAAACCAAACAGGTCTTTAACCTTGGATCTTGTACGTAGAGTTGAATCTGTCTCATCAACCCATTCCCAACACCATGGAAAACTTACTGTGCATGCTGAGGAATGCTTTAGCTCAAGGACTACAGCAGAGATGATGTTAAGTTGTTTAGATTTGGAATCTAAGGATCTCTTCTCAAAATGC GACCCCTTTTTGGTAATATCAAAACTTGTGGAGAGTGGGATTTCGATTCCTGTATGTAAAACTGAAATCTTAAAGAATGATCATAACCCAACATGGAAGCCAGTATTTTTGAATATTCAACAAGTAGGAAGCAAG GATAGTCCATTAGTGATAGAGTGCTTTAACTTCAATAGCAATGGGAAGCATGATCTGATTGG AAAAGTCCAGAAGTCACTAGCAGATTTGGAAAAGATTCATTCTGGAAGGGAaggagaaaatttatttttgccAACTCTGGTTGGGCATGATTGTGAGAACAAG ATATTAAAAAGCAAGCTTTTCGTGGAAAAATTCTCTGAGACTATCCAACATACCTTCCTGGATTACCTGGCTGGGGGATTTGAACTTAACTTTATGGTGGCTATTGATTTTACAG CTTCAAATGGAAATCCCCGTCTTCCTGATTCCTTGCATTACATTGATCCATCTGGACGGCAGAATGCATACCAGAAA GCAATCTATGAGGTTGGAGAAGTATTGCAGTTCTATGATACAGACAAGTGTTTTCCTGCATGGGGATTTGGAGCACGGCCCATTGATGGTCCAGTTTCTCATTGTTTCAACTTGAATGGAAGCAATAACTACTGTAAG GTTGAAGGAATCCGAGGCATTATGATGGCCTATACAAGCGCCCTTTTCAATGTTTCACTTGCAGGACCAACACTATTTGGACATGTGATTAACAAAGCTGCACTAATTGCCAGCCAATCTCTTGCAGATGAAGCTCAAAAGTACTTTGTTTTGTTGATTATCACG GATGGAGTTGTGACCGATCTCCAAGAAACCAAAGATGCACTGGTAAAAGCATCAGATCTCCCACTGTCGATCCTCATTGTTGGAGTTGGAGGAGCAGACTTCAAAGAAATGGAG ATTTTAGATGCAGACAAAGGGGAAAGACTTGAAAGCTCGACCGGACGTGTTGCTTCACGTGATATTGTTCAATTTGTTCCATTTAGGGATGTACAAG GTGGTGAAGTATCTATTGTTCAAGCGCTTTTGGCTGAATTACCGACACAATTTTTAACCTATATGCGAAGCAGAGATATTAAACCCAGGATCTGA
- the LOC107939830 gene encoding protein BONZAI 1 isoform X1, whose translation MGNCCSDVGGRMAAVGGTAAITGNQIDAADMYLKSRDIHGILSQIELSFSATNLRDRDAFSKSDPMLVVYIKERDGAVIEVFRTEVVLNSLNPTWIKKYTIAYHFEVVQTLLFHVFDVDTQFLNIEVKMLKLEEQQSLGEASCALSEIVTKPNRSLTLDLVRRVESVSSTHSQHHGKLTVHAEECFSSRTTAEMMLSCLDLESKDLFSKCDPFLVISKLVESGISIPVCKTEILKNDHNPTWKPVFLNIQQVGSKDSPLVIECFNFNSNGKHDLIGKVQKSLADLEKIHSGREGENLFLPTLVGHDCENKILKSKLFVEKFSETIQHTFLDYLAGGFELNFMVAIDFTASNGNPRLPDSLHYIDPSGRQNAYQKAIYEVGEVLQFYDTDKCFPAWGFGARPIDGPVSHCFNLNGSNNYCKVEGIRGIMMAYTSALFNVSLAGPTLFGHVINKAALIASQSLADEAQKYFVLLIITDGVVTDLQETKDALVKASDLPLSILIVGVGGADFKEMEILDADKGERLESSTGRVASRDIVQFVPFRDVQGGEVSIVQALLAELPTQFLTYMRSRDIKPRI comes from the exons ATGGGAAATTGCTGCTCCGACGTCGGCGGCAGGATGGCAGCTGTTGGTGGCACCGCCGCCATCACTGGCAACCAAATCGACGCTGCCGACATGTACTTAAAATCTCGTGACATCCACGGCATCCTCTCTCAGAtcgag ttaTCATTTTCTGCTACAAATTTGCGAGACCGGGATGCATTCTCCAAG AGTGACCCGATGCTGGTGGTTTATATTAAAGAAAGAGATGGAGCAGTTATAGAAGTATTTCGTACTGAAGTAGTTCTCAATTCATTGAATCCTACATGGATCAAAAAGTACACAATTGCTTATCATTTTGAGGTTGTCCAAACCTTACT GTTTCATGTCTTTGATGTTGACACTCAGTTTCTCAATATTGAAGTAAAG ATGCTTAAGCTGGAGGAGCAGCAATCTCTTGGTGAGGCAAGTTGTGCATTATCAGAG ATTGTAACCAAACCAAACAGGTCTTTAACCTTGGATCTTGTACGTAGAGTTGAATCTGTCTCATCAACCCATTCCCAACACCATGGAAAACTTACTGTGCATGCTGAGGAATGCTTTAGCTCAAGGACTACAGCAGAGATGATGTTAAGTTGTTTAGATTTGGAATCTAAGGATCTCTTCTCAAAATGC GACCCCTTTTTGGTAATATCAAAACTTGTGGAGAGTGGGATTTCGATTCCTGTATGTAAAACTGAAATCTTAAAGAATGATCATAACCCAACATGGAAGCCAGTATTTTTGAATATTCAACAAGTAGGAAGCAAG GATAGTCCATTAGTGATAGAGTGCTTTAACTTCAATAGCAATGGGAAGCATGATCTGATTGG AAAAGTCCAGAAGTCACTAGCAGATTTGGAAAAGATTCATTCTGGAAGGGAaggagaaaatttatttttgccAACTCTGGTTGGGCATGATTGTGAGAACAAG ATATTAAAAAGCAAGCTTTTCGTGGAAAAATTCTCTGAGACTATCCAACATACCTTCCTGGATTACCTGGCTGGGGGATTTGAACTTAACTTTATGGTGGCTATTGATTTTACAG CTTCAAATGGAAATCCCCGTCTTCCTGATTCCTTGCATTACATTGATCCATCTGGACGGCAGAATGCATACCAGAAA GCAATCTATGAGGTTGGAGAAGTATTGCAGTTCTATGATACAGACAAGTGTTTTCCTGCATGGGGATTTGGAGCACGGCCCATTGATGGTCCAGTTTCTCATTGTTTCAACTTGAATGGAAGCAATAACTACTGTAAG GTTGAAGGAATCCGAGGCATTATGATGGCCTATACAAGCGCCCTTTTCAATGTTTCACTTGCAGGACCAACACTATTTGGACATGTGATTAACAAAGCTGCACTAATTGCCAGCCAATCTCTTGCAGATGAAGCTCAAAAGTACTTTGTTTTGTTGATTATCACG GATGGAGTTGTGACCGATCTCCAAGAAACCAAAGATGCACTGGTAAAAGCATCAGATCTCCCACTGTCGATCCTCATTGTTGGAGTTGGAGGAGCAGACTTCAAAGAAATGGAG ATTTTAGATGCAGACAAAGGGGAAAGACTTGAAAGCTCGACCGGACGTGTTGCTTCACGTGATATTGTTCAATTTGTTCCATTTAGGGATGTACAAG GTGGTGAAGTATCTATTGTTCAAGCGCTTTTGGCTGAATTACCGACACAATTTTTAACCTATATGCGAAGCAGAGATATTAAACCCAGGATCTGA
- the LOC107939833 gene encoding uncharacterized protein isoform X2 has protein sequence MGSLLSMFRPLPAPAPGSMQPMLLQPVENQLRLTFSKDSFPQILESQKFQQTRLQQGLCHPMDPNVTGLQLSYVQPVSEPSDIQYHVPFPEHHYFGSTENMGHSHPTVVKQVFLTQNHQYYKADVKQPCAVGNPTQTMPDQYNSYGTMGINQQLSTGNIYQSALQREGETVQQQDSAIQYYNPNTSHVVTHATPSVISSMPTMGVPKVANRTLPLGYLHPFPTHH, from the exons ATGGGCAGTCTATTGTCAATGTTTCGGCCTTTGCCAGCACCAGCGCCTGGTTCTATGCAGCCTATGCTACTTCAACCTGTGGAAAATCAATTGAGGCTAACTTTTTCGAAGGATTCATTTCCACAAATCTTAGAGTCTCAAAAGTTTCAGCAGACCAGGCTTCAGCAAGGCTTATGCCATCCAATGGATCCAAATGTAACTGGGTTGCAACTCAGTTATGTCCAACCAGTTTCAGAACCTTCTGATATTCAATATCATGTTCCTTTTCCAGAGCATCATTATTTTGGATCCACTGAGAACATGGGCCATTCTCATCCAACTGTGGTAAAACAAGTTTTTTTGACACAAAATCATCAATATTATAAGGCAGATGTTAAGCAGCCATGTGCAGTTGGAAACCCTACCCAAACTATGCCAGACCAGTATAACAG CTATGGCACAATGGGAATTAATCAACAGCTCAGCACGGGGAATATTTATCAGTCTGCATTACAGCGAGAGGGGGAAACTGTTCAGCAGCAGGACAGTGCTATCCAGTACTATAATCCCAACACGTCACATGTAGTCACTCATGCAACTCCGTCAGTGATATCATCTATGCCAACAATGGGAGTACCCAAAGTGGCAAACCGGACTCTTCCCCTTGGTTACTTACATCCCTTTCCAACTCATCATTGA
- the LOC107939833 gene encoding uncharacterized protein isoform X1, with protein MLFRKQQVRFKIYSACLPLHESSFRCAIENNYQKGFKFKQELNKQQMGSLLSMFRPLPAPAPGSMQPMLLQPVENQLRLTFSKDSFPQILESQKFQQTRLQQGLCHPMDPNVTGLQLSYVQPVSEPSDIQYHVPFPEHHYFGSTENMGHSHPTVVKQVFLTQNHQYYKADVKQPCAVGNPTQTMPDQYNSYGTMGINQQLSTGNIYQSALQREGETVQQQDSAIQYYNPNTSHVVTHATPSVISSMPTMGVPKVANRTLPLGYLHPFPTHH; from the exons ATGTTATTCAGAAAACAACag GTGAGGTTCAAGATCTATAGTGCTTGTTTACCTTTGCATGAGAGTTCCTTTAGATGTGCCATTGAAAATAACTACCAGAAGGGTTTCAAGTTCAAGCAAGAACTCAACAAGCAGCAG ATGGGCAGTCTATTGTCAATGTTTCGGCCTTTGCCAGCACCAGCGCCTGGTTCTATGCAGCCTATGCTACTTCAACCTGTGGAAAATCAATTGAGGCTAACTTTTTCGAAGGATTCATTTCCACAAATCTTAGAGTCTCAAAAGTTTCAGCAGACCAGGCTTCAGCAAGGCTTATGCCATCCAATGGATCCAAATGTAACTGGGTTGCAACTCAGTTATGTCCAACCAGTTTCAGAACCTTCTGATATTCAATATCATGTTCCTTTTCCAGAGCATCATTATTTTGGATCCACTGAGAACATGGGCCATTCTCATCCAACTGTGGTAAAACAAGTTTTTTTGACACAAAATCATCAATATTATAAGGCAGATGTTAAGCAGCCATGTGCAGTTGGAAACCCTACCCAAACTATGCCAGACCAGTATAACAG CTATGGCACAATGGGAATTAATCAACAGCTCAGCACGGGGAATATTTATCAGTCTGCATTACAGCGAGAGGGGGAAACTGTTCAGCAGCAGGACAGTGCTATCCAGTACTATAATCCCAACACGTCACATGTAGTCACTCATGCAACTCCGTCAGTGATATCATCTATGCCAACAATGGGAGTACCCAAAGTGGCAAACCGGACTCTTCCCCTTGGTTACTTACATCCCTTTCCAACTCATCATTGA